From one Desulfuromonas thiophila genomic stretch:
- a CDS encoding carbamoyltransferase family protein, protein MSKVILGLSGALTHDPSAALYIDDKLIAAAEEERFIRDKHAKNRLPLESARFCLEFAGIQPRDVDIVAFPFAAIGLDRPERWHFAKRYWYAPDRALMALVNGNRHYRRNVANVRETLAQLGIRWETVAFVPVEHHLAHASSAYHLSGFKGRTAILGIDGKGEYATTFFGYGENGEIHKIKEFYDPDSLGGLYGALTEYLGFEMLDGEFKVMGMAPYGDPRKYDFSRLARFENGELRVNTRLVNTVGWRRYKENGKGYYFSPKLIDWLGPKRQGDNADEPYIDYAACVQQLFEDLALQMIDYYLKDVLAETGQLCFAGGSALNVKLNQRIMALPYVKQLFVQPAASDAGTALGAASYAAHLAGIAVEPLHHVYLGPKYCTDQCIAACEAHPERPQWQRPADVCAATAQLLAEGNPVAWFQGRMEFGPRALGCRSILGCPSVAGVADRINAQIKYRERWRPFCPSLLDRIAPEVLQTDHPAPYMTFTFDVHPAWKDRIPEVVHQDGTSRAHVVEQATNPRYYALIEQLEKLTGNAVVLNTSLNRRGEPMVCSPEDALNMFYGSDLEYLVLEDILVTKAEKNG, encoded by the coding sequence ATGTCCAAAGTCATTCTCGGCCTGTCCGGTGCCCTCACCCATGACCCCTCGGCCGCCCTCTACATCGACGATAAATTGATCGCCGCGGCGGAAGAGGAACGCTTCATCCGCGACAAACACGCCAAGAACCGCCTGCCGCTGGAATCGGCCCGCTTTTGTCTGGAATTTGCCGGCATCCAGCCGCGCGATGTCGATATCGTCGCCTTCCCCTTTGCTGCCATCGGCCTTGACCGGCCGGAGCGCTGGCATTTTGCCAAACGTTACTGGTATGCGCCCGACCGGGCACTGATGGCGCTGGTCAACGGCAACCGCCATTACCGCCGTAACGTCGCCAATGTGCGCGAAACCCTGGCCCAGTTGGGCATCCGCTGGGAAACCGTGGCCTTCGTGCCGGTGGAACACCATCTGGCTCACGCCAGCAGCGCCTACCATCTAAGCGGTTTCAAAGGCCGAACCGCCATTCTCGGCATTGATGGCAAGGGCGAATACGCTACCACCTTCTTCGGCTACGGCGAGAATGGCGAAATCCACAAAATCAAGGAATTCTACGACCCGGACTCCCTCGGCGGCCTTTACGGCGCCCTGACCGAATACCTTGGTTTCGAGATGCTCGACGGCGAGTTCAAGGTGATGGGCATGGCGCCCTACGGCGACCCGCGCAAATACGATTTTTCGCGCCTGGCCCGCTTCGAAAACGGCGAGCTGCGCGTCAACACCCGTCTGGTCAACACCGTCGGCTGGCGACGTTACAAGGAAAACGGCAAGGGCTATTATTTCAGTCCGAAACTCATCGACTGGCTGGGGCCAAAACGCCAGGGCGATAACGCCGATGAACCCTACATCGACTATGCTGCCTGCGTTCAGCAGTTGTTCGAGGATCTGGCGCTGCAGATGATTGATTACTACCTCAAGGACGTGCTGGCGGAAACCGGCCAGCTGTGTTTCGCCGGCGGCAGCGCCCTCAACGTCAAGCTCAACCAGCGCATTATGGCCCTGCCCTATGTGAAGCAGCTGTTCGTCCAGCCGGCCGCTTCCGACGCCGGCACCGCCTTGGGGGCGGCCTCCTACGCCGCCCATCTGGCCGGCATCGCGGTCGAACCGCTGCACCATGTCTATCTCGGACCGAAATACTGCACCGATCAGTGCATTGCCGCCTGCGAAGCGCATCCCGAGCGGCCCCAGTGGCAGCGCCCAGCCGATGTCTGCGCCGCCACGGCACAGCTACTGGCCGAGGGCAATCCGGTGGCCTGGTTCCAGGGCCGCATGGAATTCGGTCCTCGGGCACTGGGCTGCCGCAGCATTCTGGGCTGTCCCAGCGTGGCCGGCGTGGCCGACCGCATCAACGCACAGATCAAATACCGCGAGCGCTGGCGGCCATTCTGCCCCAGCCTGCTCGACCGCATCGCGCCGGAGGTGCTGCAGACCGACCATCCGGCGCCCTACATGACCTTCACCTTCGATGTCCACCCCGCCTGGAAAGACCGCATTCCCGAGGTGGTGCATCAAGACGGCACCTCGCGCGCCCATGTGGTGGAACAGGCGACCAATCCGCGCTATTACGCCCTGATTGAGCAACTGGAGAAGCTCACCGGCAACGCCGTGGTGCTCAACACATCCCTCAACCGGCGCGGCGAACCCATGGTCTGTTCACCCGAGGACGCCCTCAATATGTTCTATGGCAGCGATCTGGAATATCTGGTGCTGGAGGATATTCTGGTGACCAAGGCGGAGAAAAACGGATAA
- a CDS encoding lipopolysaccharide kinase InaA family protein yields MPAAASDTQRCGPPRRADFTDTGLPQPLQLADTGLPPLQANTLLRQLPGRREVFAGHWGEQAVVIKRFCGRRARRYWQREQQGCLALQRAGLATPQLCYSGLLVDGSPVLLFEHLPQPQSALACWQQATSDSERLALLGQLISLIGQGHHQGLLQTDLHLENFLLSNGRLYAIDGDGIRQRRAPLRERLCRDNLALLLAQLPCRHDGLLAEVLPLYGLARQQPLAADFAAQLRPLLDRARRRRRQAYVKKASRSCSEFVRQQRFSQLALYRRDAESAALQAFLHDPDAFVQGAPLYKDGNSATVAWVTTAAGDWVIKRYNIKGFWHGLSRGLRPSRALISWRNAHRLVSSGIATPQAIALLEKRFGLWRRSSYYVTARCDGESAAQLDGTQLPQQQSRITSLVDLFRQFHQLGIRHGDCKASNFLLQGNTVQVIDLDALTEYRWRWLFLRRYAADRQRFLRNWPVESPLRRHFDRLLP; encoded by the coding sequence ATGCCCGCTGCCGCTTCAGACACACAGCGCTGCGGCCCGCCCCGCCGGGCCGACTTCACCGATACCGGCCTGCCACAACCGCTTCAGCTTGCCGATACCGGCCTGCCACCGCTGCAGGCCAACACCCTGCTACGTCAGCTGCCAGGCCGGCGCGAGGTCTTTGCCGGCCACTGGGGTGAGCAGGCGGTGGTGATCAAGCGCTTCTGCGGCCGCCGGGCACGGCGCTATTGGCAACGCGAACAGCAGGGGTGCCTGGCCCTGCAGCGGGCCGGCCTGGCCACGCCGCAACTGTGCTACAGCGGATTGCTGGTGGATGGCAGCCCGGTCCTGCTGTTCGAGCATCTGCCGCAACCGCAAAGCGCGCTAGCCTGCTGGCAACAGGCCACCAGTGACAGCGAACGGCTGGCGCTGCTGGGGCAGCTGATTAGCCTGATCGGACAGGGCCATCACCAGGGGCTGCTGCAAACCGATCTGCACCTGGAAAATTTTCTGCTGAGCAACGGCAGGCTTTACGCCATTGATGGCGATGGTATCCGCCAGCGCCGTGCCCCCCTCAGGGAACGGCTCTGCCGCGACAATCTGGCCTTGCTGTTGGCCCAGCTGCCCTGCCGCCATGATGGTTTACTGGCAGAGGTTCTGCCGCTTTATGGCCTGGCACGCCAGCAACCGCTGGCGGCCGACTTTGCCGCCCAGCTGCGCCCTCTGCTGGATCGGGCCCGGCGCCGGCGGCGGCAGGCTTACGTCAAAAAAGCCAGCCGCAGCTGCAGCGAATTCGTCCGCCAACAGCGTTTCAGCCAGCTGGCCCTTTATCGCCGCGATGCCGAAAGCGCAGCTCTGCAGGCATTTCTGCACGACCCCGACGCCTTTGTGCAAGGTGCGCCACTGTACAAGGACGGCAACAGCGCCACCGTGGCCTGGGTCACCACGGCGGCAGGCGACTGGGTGATCAAGCGCTACAACATCAAAGGCTTCTGGCACGGCTTGAGCCGCGGCCTGCGGCCGAGCCGGGCGCTGATCAGCTGGCGCAATGCCCATCGCCTGGTCAGCAGTGGCATCGCCACGCCCCAGGCCATCGCCCTGCTGGAAAAACGCTTTGGCCTGTGGCGGCGAAGCAGCTATTATGTGACGGCCCGGTGTGACGGCGAGAGTGCGGCTCAGCTGGACGGTACACAATTACCGCAACAGCAGAGCCGGATAACCAGCCTGGTCGATCTGTTCCGCCAGTTTCATCAGCTGGGCATCCGTCACGGCGACTGCAAGGCCAGCAATTTTCTGCTGCAGGGCAATACCGTGCAGGTCATCGATCTCGACGCCCTGACCGAATACCGCTGGCGCTGGCTGTTCCTGCGCCGTTACGCCGCCGACCGGCAGCGTTTTCTGCGCAATTGGCCGGTCGAGAGTCCGTTGCGGCGCCATTTCGACCGGCTGCTGCCCTGA
- a CDS encoding lipopolysaccharide kinase InaA family protein gives MNWKNLFSQPALARLWRPQPHWQVIGQPDERQTFASACHCLQLKGQAISADPLSSLIRTQGAAAAYYVKRYQRRGKGLRRWLGRSRAEGEWQNLRYFDQLGIPTPPLVAYGWQRPGWLGGRLPFGRGQAVLVTAEVVGARDLASLAQQQPQLFRQRAWLEGVLQQVADYSRQLHHQGFVHWDLKWRNILLVDDDSATGLGTGTGPRVLFFDCPLGHHPFGWLRQRGADKDLACLDKLGRRHLSRSRRLRFYLHYRKLERLDAAGKQQIGRVLAFFHDEKES, from the coding sequence GTGAACTGGAAAAATCTTTTTTCACAACCTGCCCTGGCACGCCTCTGGCGGCCACAGCCCCACTGGCAGGTTATCGGCCAGCCGGACGAACGGCAGACCTTTGCCAGCGCCTGCCACTGTCTGCAATTAAAAGGCCAGGCGATTTCAGCCGATCCCTTAAGCTCTCTGATCCGCACCCAAGGGGCTGCAGCGGCCTATTATGTCAAACGCTATCAGCGGCGCGGCAAGGGGCTGCGGCGCTGGTTGGGGCGCAGCCGGGCCGAGGGCGAATGGCAGAACCTGCGGTATTTCGACCAGCTCGGCATACCGACGCCGCCGCTGGTGGCCTACGGCTGGCAGCGGCCCGGCTGGCTGGGCGGCCGCCTGCCCTTTGGCCGGGGCCAGGCCGTGCTGGTAACCGCCGAGGTGGTCGGCGCCCGCGATCTGGCGAGCCTGGCGCAACAGCAGCCACAACTTTTTCGCCAGCGTGCCTGGCTCGAAGGGGTGCTGCAGCAGGTGGCCGATTACAGCCGGCAGCTGCACCATCAGGGGTTTGTCCACTGGGATCTGAAATGGCGCAACATTCTGCTAGTGGATGACGACTCGGCGACAGGGCTGGGTACTGGCACTGGCCCGCGGGTGCTGTTCTTCGACTGCCCTCTGGGACATCATCCCTTCGGCTGGTTGCGTCAACGCGGCGCCGACAAGGATCTGGCCTGTCTCGACAAACTCGGCCGGCGGCACCTCAGCCGCAGCCGGCGACTGCGCTTCTACCTGCATTACCGTAAGCTTGAACGGCTTGATGCGGCCGGCAAACAGCAGATCGGCCGGGTGCTGGCGTTCTTTCATGATGAAAAAGAGTCCTGA